One stretch of Armigeres subalbatus isolate Guangzhou_Male chromosome 2, GZ_Asu_2, whole genome shotgun sequence DNA includes these proteins:
- the LOC134213781 gene encoding cyclin-dependent kinase 11B-like — translation MESICRACRKPLNAESFGLANNSDRFGRPVWEMMYDCTQIEVTTEDNFPSSLCLRCLRLLETSYEFLMMCRESMEFFLATMKSDSSNIPVDIQAVASTTADNKDPPSSSESDKPTNTNSQYFTTLKHEIKEEPAEEQSESENYSTDDDSLLTPLKTEREAPAQKKSRIERYQKMKEKRARTSERYQEMKEKNRARTSAWRASRTPEQIMAEREKNRLRTAQRREAKRNSAQGLERERLENRLRTAMWRAKRTPEELQADREKDRERRAMSRKIWKEESSS, via the exons ATGGAATCAATTTGCCGTGCCTGTCGGAAACCCCTCAATGCCGAATCCTTCGGACTGGCCAACAACTCCGATCGCTTTGGCCGCCCGGTTTGGGAGATGATGTACGATTGCACCCAAATTGAG gTTACTACCGAGGACAATTTTCCTAGCAGTTTATGTTTGAGATGCTTGAGGCTACTGGAAACATCTTACGAATTCCTTATGATGTGCAGGGAATCCATGGAATTCTTTTTAGCCACAATGAAGTCGGACAGTTCCAATATCCCTGTGGATATTCAAGCTGTTGCCAGCACTACGGCAGATAATAAGGATCCACCTTCAAGCTCTGAGTCGGACAAGCCGACAAACACAAATAGTCAATATTTTACGACGCTCAAACATGAAATCAAAGAGGAACCAGCCGAAGAGCAATCGGAATCTGAGAATTATAGCACAGATGACGATTCGTTGCTAACTCCGCTGAAAACCGAGCGAGAAGCCCCAGCCCAGAAAAAAAGTCGGATCGAGAGATACCaaaaaatgaaggaaaaacGCGCGCGTACAAGCGAGAGATATCAAgaaatgaaggaaaaaaatcgTGCGCGGACGAGCGCTTGGCGTGCCAGTCGGACACCGGAACAAATTATGGCTGAACGGGAGAAAAATAGACTTAGAACCGCACAGAGGCGTGAAGCCAAACGAAATAGTGCCCAAGGCTTGGAACGAGAAAG GTTGGAAAATCGATTGAGGACGGCCATGTGGCGAGCTAAGCGAACACCTGAAGAACTACAGGCTGATCGAGAAAAGGATAGAGAAAGAAGAGCCATGAGTCGTAAAATCTGGAAGGAAGAGAGTAGTTCGTGA